The following nucleotide sequence is from Triticum dicoccoides isolate Atlit2015 ecotype Zavitan chromosome 7B, WEW_v2.0, whole genome shotgun sequence.
CGAGAAAGATGAGAAGTAAAAGCATCTTCAGCTACGTACCTTTAATTCGTCTCCTCAAATGTCTGTGGACACGCTCGGTCACGTTTTGAGCCCATATTTATCTGTCTGCACAACCacactctttcttttctttctcataTATCGGGTCACGTGCATGTGAATGATGGAGAtgaagagagaaagaaaagaatgaataaaaaaagagaaaatgtgGTATGGGATGGGGACACGTCCTATGTGGCGGACAGACCGAACACGCCCGGGTGCGTCTGTGAGCCCTCATATCCTCCCCATATTTAAGATGGATATGAGGGTTCGCGGACAGTCCAGACGTATAGGAAAGATATGAGAGGTTCGGTTGGGTCAATTTTTTGTTACTTTTTACTTCTCTCTAGTCCGTTCAATGGTCCTATGTCCCCCCGATTAATTTGAGAAGTCCGCAGCGAGGCCAGCAGGCAGCTACAGTGAACTGAGGTCAGGTTGACGCCAGTGAGGCGTCCAGCAGAGCTCGAATTGGCCCAGCTGAGCACCGCCTAGGAGGACTTCCGTTCGCCGCCAGTCAAACAAAGCCGAGAAGGACAAAACGGAAGCCCAACTAACTGCGTACCAAGAAACGGCTGAGCCTACCATGGCCTCACACGTGGGGTCATAACACGTTCTGCCTCTTGGCCTCATGAGGCCATGGGTGACACATGCGAATGTCAGCTTCCACTTCTAGGCATGCATTTGTCTCAAAAAGAAAACTTCCACGCATGCATACGTAGCAAAATATACAGAACTTTTCTTGGTCAAGGTTTGAGAACTTATGAGGAAGTAGACTAGAGTATCAATTCAATTCATAAACAAAGGTTGAttctcaaaaaaaatcataaacaaaGGTTTACAAATGTAATTTAAATACAAATGTATTGCTGATGCTTCTGCAGCTTGCCTATGTTTTATTCAAACAGAATCCTACGTACTATATGTGTATCCTTTCTCCTGTATGTATGTACAAAGTGCCAACCAGCGTACACGTACGCGTGGGCAAAAATCACCAACAAACCAAGCAACGAATCCAATCCTACGGTCGCTCACCAGAGCCTACCACCTGGGGCCGCCAAAAACACGTTGGAACTTGAAGCACGAGAGGACGTACGCCGGCCGAGCTGCGGCGCTCGGCCTCGGCCATCTACGGGCAGTGGACGTTTGGGCTGTTGGTGCCGCACGAGGGGCCCGGCCCGCCCAGCTGCTGCATGTACAGCCGCCGGAGCGCCTGGACCACGTTCGacgcgccgcccgcggccggcagcGGGGTCCCTCCGGCGGCCGCCCAGTCGGCGCCCCCCAGCGGCCGCGCCTCGCCGAGCACCGCCAGCAGCACGAGCGCCGCCACGATCACCGTCAGATCGAGCCTCATCCTCCCCACGACGGCCATGTCGTCAACCTTAGCTTTCTTCTAACCCTCTTCCTCTTTGCAACAAGTGTGTACGACTTGGACGCTGGGTTTTGGCAATGTGTGTAGGCAACTTTGTACGCTATACGAGGTAGCTATATGGCCTATGGAATGGGTCGCGGGCGCCTATATATAATGCGCGAGGGAGAAGCGGTCGATGGATGGATCAACGGAGGAAGGCGTGGAGATTAGGAAGGGAGGAAGTTGCATGACAGTTGCGTGCGGCGACTTGGTATTTCACGTTCGCGCGCAAGTTTGAAAAGTCAGTGGACGCGTAGGCGCGCGACacgtcgatcgatcgatcgatcgatatGGCGTCGTAGAATTCCATATAAACGGTTCGTATACTCTTCTTCTTTAGCGGCCTGGCAATGTTTTTTGAGTAACGGCCCTAAGGCATTTTATTCATTCATAGACCGTACATAGTCCAAGTGCACCACCGCACTTAAGAACTCAGGGATTACATCATAGGTTACATTTTGCACGCTTGTAAACAGTGCTTAGCTAAAAGATGTGTTGTTTCGTTTGCTCCTCGTCCACAATGTCTCACTTCAAATCCCTGAAAAGATGAGAGGTACGAAGTCATCTCTCGAAAAACTGGTCCACAACTCGAGTGGTTTCGTCCTGCATTCCAATCATCTGCCACATTTTTGCAATCAGCCAACAGCATGGCATCTCTACAACCCAGAACCTCACAAACATATGGATCAGTTTGCCCCATGTATGTTGTGTAACGCGCTGAGAGGAAGTTCCCTTCATGGTCCCTGGCGACAGCAGCCGTCCCAGCTCTTCCTCTCTCCAGATCCACCGCTGCATCAGAATTAATTTTTATAGTTCCAACTGCTGGCCTAGT
It contains:
- the LOC119336011 gene encoding uncharacterized protein LOC119336011 codes for the protein MAVVGRMRLDLTVIVAALVLLAVLGEARPLGGADWAAAGGTPLPAAGGASNVVQALRRLYMQQLGGPGPSCGTNSPNVHCP